A genomic window from Alkalihalobacillus sp. AL-G includes:
- the sirA gene encoding sporulation inhibitor of replication protein SirA — MRNYDLYLIEEEVAYHYFGREQILYHFFVEATHPIPHLKETIERQLLYITKSIPFYVFDYQVKQIDALRKGYKMQKSRQEIILFSKTSKAVLRNNGRKLTLIAEGNYEAETLMFEHLRKLEASFLAINFEGKSIGWLSPLKQAHYI; from the coding sequence GTGCGGAATTATGATCTTTACTTAATTGAAGAGGAAGTAGCCTATCATTATTTTGGTCGTGAACAAATCTTATATCACTTTTTTGTGGAAGCTACTCATCCAATTCCACATTTAAAAGAAACCATTGAACGACAGCTTTTGTATATAACGAAATCGATCCCTTTTTATGTCTTCGATTATCAAGTGAAACAAATCGATGCCTTAAGGAAAGGGTATAAGATGCAAAAATCAAGGCAGGAAATCATTCTTTTTTCGAAAACAAGTAAAGCTGTGCTTCGGAATAACGGGAGAAAGCTTACTCTGATCGCTGAAGGGAACTATGAGGCTGAAACTTTGATGTTCGAGCATTTAAGGAAATTAGAAGCCAGTTTTCTTGCGATTAACTTCGAAGGAAAGAGCATTGGATGGCTAAGTCCGTTAAAACAGGCACACTATATTTAA
- a CDS encoding YneF family protein has protein sequence MDWMYFVVGLIALLAGAAIGFFIARKYMMTYLKKNPPINENMLRVMMMQMGQKPSQKKINQMMKAMQNQMK, from the coding sequence ATGGATTGGATGTATTTCGTTGTGGGCTTAATCGCACTGCTCGCCGGTGCTGCGATTGGCTTTTTTATCGCCCGCAAATATATGATGACTTACCTGAAGAAAAATCCACCAATTAATGAAAACATGCTGCGCGTTATGATGATGCAGATGGGACAAAAGCCATCTCAGAAGAAAATCAACCAGATGATGAAAGCTATGCAAAACCAAATGAAATAA
- the mnmH gene encoding tRNA 2-selenouridine(34) synthase MnmH yields MSGQETVPIVSLQSCNLNDYHLIDVRSPGEFEEFHIDEAYNLPIFTNMERAEVGTTYKQIGKEEAKELGLSIVSPKLSDMFKELNTLNEKDQKPYLIYCARGGMRSKSVATVMKMMGLSCFQLEGGIRSYRKQIVNSLDYFSGLHKPFIVLEGLTGTRKTDYLEILQEEGYPVLNLEQMAGHRGSIFGQVGIEGRSQKEFEQALVHRLQQLEKTPYYIIESESKRIGRVRVPDWILNGKDQGHRIHITYPFEDRVDYICEVYQPECYREEIGQAVTKLRKRLKPEVAETVMEAFERNDYKEIVRQLLKYYYDPRYDHAAQSYRSSVTELSIEHFETGLSEIKTIIEQMKVDLEPVRTN; encoded by the coding sequence ATGAGTGGTCAAGAAACAGTTCCGATAGTCTCGCTTCAATCATGTAATTTAAACGACTATCACCTGATCGATGTTCGGTCTCCAGGTGAATTTGAAGAGTTTCATATTGACGAAGCCTATAATCTCCCTATTTTCACAAATATGGAGCGGGCTGAAGTCGGAACTACCTATAAACAAATTGGAAAAGAAGAGGCGAAGGAGCTCGGTCTTTCAATCGTGTCTCCGAAGCTGTCAGATATGTTCAAAGAGCTTAATACACTTAATGAGAAAGATCAAAAACCTTATCTCATCTACTGTGCACGTGGTGGGATGAGAAGTAAAAGTGTCGCTACTGTCATGAAAATGATGGGGTTGTCATGTTTCCAACTCGAAGGTGGAATTCGGTCCTACCGTAAACAAATCGTCAATTCACTTGACTATTTTAGTGGTCTCCATAAGCCATTCATTGTTCTGGAGGGATTGACTGGGACGCGTAAGACCGATTACTTGGAAATTTTGCAGGAAGAAGGCTATCCGGTCTTAAACCTTGAACAGATGGCGGGACACCGAGGTTCGATTTTTGGACAAGTTGGGATCGAAGGACGTTCGCAAAAAGAATTCGAACAAGCTCTCGTTCACCGATTACAACAATTAGAGAAGACTCCTTATTATATCATCGAATCGGAAAGTAAACGGATTGGCCGGGTTCGTGTTCCAGACTGGATTTTAAATGGAAAAGATCAAGGACATCGGATTCACATCACTTATCCTTTCGAGGACCGTGTGGATTACATTTGTGAGGTCTATCAGCCAGAATGTTATCGCGAGGAAATCGGTCAAGCCGTTACAAAGCTTCGAAAACGGCTGAAGCCTGAGGTTGCTGAGACGGTCATGGAAGCATTTGAACGAAATGACTACAAAGAAATTGTTAGACAACTGTTGAAATACTATTACGACCCAAGATACGACCATGCTGCCCAAAGCTATCGATCTTCTGTTACCGAATTATCTATAGAGCATTTCGAAACAGGACTTTCCGAAATTAAAACAATAATCGAGCAGATGAAAGTCGATTTAGAGCCAGTAAGAACGAATTAG
- a CDS encoding TVP38/TMEM64 family protein, whose amino-acid sequence MDISILEVLRDNPEFAVLISLFLNIVIAVAGILPSYFLTAANIVYFGFWDGTIISFIGESIGVLIAFMLYRHGFQSALQKKLDRYEQAKKLIEIRGSRAFTAIFSLRLMPFIPSGVVTFFAAIGVVSVWTFFLASTIGKIPALLLEAISVYHIIEWNGIGKMILACMSIALLVLLWNTTRKKNKSQL is encoded by the coding sequence ATGGACATCTCCATTCTTGAGGTATTGCGTGACAATCCGGAATTTGCGGTCTTGATCAGTCTCTTTTTAAATATAGTGATTGCGGTAGCGGGGATACTTCCTAGCTATTTTCTAACTGCTGCAAACATCGTCTATTTTGGTTTTTGGGATGGAACAATCATCTCGTTTATCGGGGAATCGATCGGCGTTTTGATTGCCTTTATGCTGTATCGGCACGGATTTCAGTCTGCTTTACAGAAAAAGCTGGACCGCTATGAACAGGCAAAAAAACTGATCGAAATCAGAGGCAGTCGAGCCTTTACAGCGATTTTTTCCTTAAGATTAATGCCGTTCATTCCGTCGGGTGTTGTGACCTTTTTTGCAGCAATCGGTGTTGTTTCAGTGTGGACGTTTTTTCTTGCAAGCACGATTGGTAAAATTCCTGCTCTTTTATTAGAAGCAATTTCGGTTTATCATATTATAGAATGGAACGGAATCGGTAAAATGATTCTTGCGTGTATGAGTATCGCACTGCTCGTTCTATTATGGAACACTACTCGTAAAAAGAATAAAAGTCAGCTATAG
- a CDS encoding D-alanyl-D-alanine carboxypeptidase family protein, with the protein MKFKTIMVVVTVNSLMMTGCSFDNPFTKDSSESTEDQQQSQPEVDEKNSGDEQQSGEKPDQNNNDQEDGNDDEPSDEQADLPSLKKTVKVNADGKKVVTNVNDTLVLVNKTRNLPSDYIPESLVVPNVQFPFTEDLPKKKMQQVAAKALEKMFTKAEQDNIPLFAQSGYRSYDRQEAIFASNVQQHGEEEANKFSAHPGQSEHQTGLAMDVTSPAVEFFLVERFAETKAGKWVQQNAHEFGFIIRYPKGKEGITGYSYEPWHLRYVGKEHATKIHEQNMTLEEYLGVQVEQVNASQ; encoded by the coding sequence ATGAAATTTAAAACAATAATGGTAGTCGTTACGGTCAATTCCCTCATGATGACTGGCTGCTCATTCGACAATCCATTTACAAAAGATTCAAGTGAATCAACTGAGGATCAGCAACAATCTCAACCTGAAGTTGATGAAAAAAACAGTGGCGATGAACAGCAAAGTGGTGAGAAGCCTGACCAAAACAATAACGATCAGGAAGATGGAAATGATGATGAGCCATCGGACGAACAAGCCGATCTTCCATCGTTAAAGAAAACAGTGAAGGTGAATGCTGATGGGAAAAAAGTTGTTACGAACGTGAATGATACCCTAGTACTCGTAAATAAGACGCGAAATCTACCATCAGACTATATTCCTGAAAGTCTTGTGGTACCAAATGTTCAATTTCCTTTTACAGAGGACCTTCCAAAAAAGAAGATGCAACAAGTGGCAGCGAAGGCACTAGAGAAGATGTTTACTAAAGCGGAACAGGATAACATTCCATTGTTTGCTCAATCCGGATATCGTTCCTATGACCGTCAAGAGGCGATTTTTGCATCGAATGTACAACAGCACGGGGAAGAGGAAGCGAACAAATTCAGTGCCCATCCTGGCCAGAGCGAACACCAGACGGGTCTTGCGATGGATGTGACATCGCCTGCCGTAGAATTTTTCCTAGTTGAAAGATTCGCTGAAACGAAGGCGGGGAAGTGGGTACAGCAAAATGCACATGAATTCGGGTTCATCATCCGTTATCCAAAAGGTAAAGAGGGGATTACTGGGTATTCATACGAACCATGGCATTTAAGGTATGTTGGCAAAGAACATGCAACAAAAATTCATGAACAAAATATGACACTTGAAGAATATTTGGGTGTTCAAGTTGAACAGGTTAACGCTTCGCAGTAA
- a CDS encoding cytochrome c biogenesis CcdA family protein, which yields MAADVNLFLAFGAGFLSFISPCCLPLYPAFLSYVTGVSVHELKENQGILQRRALLHTALFLLGFSIIFIFLGFSSSWFGNFFFRYKDLIREVGAILIVVFGLVVLGVFKPGFLMKERKISFRKRPGGFLGSVAIGMGFAAGWTPCTGPILFGVIALAASHPGMGMLYMIAYAAGFSVPFFIMSFFIGKIKWLNRYSHHVVRVGGVLMIVMGVFLYLDWMSKVTSFLANRIFNGFYGF from the coding sequence ATGGCTGCAGACGTAAATCTGTTCCTCGCATTCGGTGCGGGTTTTCTATCGTTTATTTCACCTTGTTGTTTACCGCTGTACCCAGCATTCCTTTCCTATGTTACAGGGGTATCAGTGCATGAACTAAAGGAAAACCAGGGGATTCTACAAAGAAGGGCTCTGCTTCATACAGCTCTCTTTTTATTGGGGTTTTCAATAATTTTCATCTTTCTTGGATTCAGTTCTTCCTGGTTCGGCAATTTCTTTTTCCGTTACAAGGATCTGATCCGAGAAGTCGGAGCCATTTTGATTGTTGTATTTGGTCTTGTCGTACTAGGTGTTTTCAAACCTGGTTTTTTGATGAAGGAACGTAAAATCAGCTTTCGTAAACGGCCTGGTGGATTTCTTGGTTCTGTTGCGATCGGTATGGGGTTTGCAGCAGGTTGGACGCCGTGTACGGGTCCGATACTTTTTGGTGTCATTGCCTTAGCAGCCTCTCACCCTGGTATGGGAATGCTTTATATGATTGCCTATGCCGCAGGATTTTCCGTGCCCTTTTTCATCATGTCCTTTTTCATCGGTAAAATAAAATGGCTGAACCGATATAGTCATCACGTAGTCCGAGTTGGCGGCGTATTGATGATCGTTATGGGCGTATTTCTCTATTTGGACTGGATGTCGAAGGTGACATCCTTTTTAGCCAATCGAATCTTTAATGGATTTTATGGATTTTAA
- a CDS encoding Na(+)/H(+) antiporter subunit B produces MRTNDIILKTTSAIIVFVILAFSVNLFLAGHNAPGGGFIGGLMASGGFLLLYIAFGLKTMSKILKVNFRYFIAAGLMIAFLTGAGSFLFGQPFLSHTYGYFNLPILGKTELATAMLFDLGVYITVIGVTMTILLEIAQDRG; encoded by the coding sequence ATGCGTACAAACGATATCATTTTAAAAACAACATCCGCAATCATCGTCTTCGTCATACTAGCCTTTTCTGTAAACCTATTTCTCGCTGGACATAATGCACCCGGAGGCGGATTTATCGGTGGATTGATGGCTTCAGGCGGGTTTTTACTTCTTTATATTGCGTTTGGTTTAAAGACGATGAGTAAAATTCTGAAGGTGAATTTTCGCTATTTTATCGCAGCAGGCCTTATGATCGCTTTTCTGACGGGGGCGGGATCATTTTTATTCGGGCAACCATTTTTGAGCCATACATATGGGTATTTCAACCTTCCGATATTAGGAAAAACAGAGCTCGCGACGGCCATGCTGTTTGATTTAGGAGTTTACATCACCGTTATAGGGGTAACGATGACAATATTGTTAGAAATCGCTCAAGATCGTGGGTAG
- a CDS encoding CcdC family protein — protein sequence MEEMNFWIIGSSILAILMGCLAMFIRMRAARKPATVKKIILPPLFMSTGFLMFLYPQARVSWSEAMEALIVGVVFSLLLIRTSSFERRTGDIYLKRSKAFIIILIGLLLIRIFLKIYLGQQISIEETSGLFYILAFGMIAPWRIAMYVKFKKLQTT from the coding sequence ATGGAAGAGATGAATTTTTGGATAATAGGTAGTAGTATTTTAGCAATTTTAATGGGATGTCTCGCAATGTTCATAAGAATGCGAGCGGCGAGAAAGCCAGCAACCGTCAAGAAAATTATTTTACCGCCACTTTTCATGTCGACTGGGTTTTTAATGTTTTTGTACCCACAAGCGAGAGTGTCCTGGAGTGAGGCAATGGAGGCGCTCATTGTCGGTGTCGTATTTTCGTTGTTGTTGATACGGACATCTTCTTTTGAAAGGCGAACCGGTGATATTTACTTAAAAAGGTCGAAAGCATTTATCATCATCTTAATCGGCTTACTCCTCATTCGAATCTTCCTGAAGATTTACCTCGGACAGCAGATTTCGATTGAAGAGACGAGTGGACTGTTCTATATCCTCGCTTTTGGAATGATTGCCCCATGGCGGATTGCAATGTATGTTAAATTTAAAAAGCTCCAAACGACGTAA
- a CDS encoding DUF3231 family protein, with the protein MDNINLTSPEIAALWSTYLQSTAENCFYKHFLQHTSDVEIKPLLEEALVLNEGYIQEIKAIFTTEIFPIPVGFSDKDVDLSAPALFTDLFALSFVYRSGQILINNFSTYLGKVARTDVVNVFDNGLTTRKSLYTKSLDLMLSKGIYDRPPKMSYPKNVEFIDHPSSLIKAWFGEERSLNAFELGELFFAIERNCIGLIIMIGLIQVTNDQEVKDYLIKGKKLSEKQIEVFNQILKDNGNFPTFPVTLEVTDSTVSPFSDKLIMFLISVTGQLGFTTLSYAMSVSARKDLAVRYTTFIGEILKYGNEGLKIMIKRGWIEQPPQSPNRADLLK; encoded by the coding sequence GTGGATAACATAAATTTAACTTCGCCAGAGATTGCTGCATTATGGAGCACGTACCTCCAAAGCACAGCGGAAAATTGTTTTTATAAACATTTCCTGCAGCATACTAGTGACGTTGAAATAAAACCTCTACTAGAAGAAGCGTTAGTATTGAATGAAGGTTATATTCAAGAAATAAAAGCTATTTTCACAACGGAAATTTTTCCGATACCTGTAGGGTTTTCTGACAAGGATGTTGACCTGTCAGCCCCTGCTTTATTTACAGATTTGTTCGCTTTAAGCTTCGTTTACCGAAGTGGTCAAATATTGATCAATAACTTTTCTACATACTTAGGGAAAGTCGCACGTACTGACGTTGTCAATGTATTTGATAATGGTTTAACTACGAGAAAGTCACTGTATACCAAATCGTTGGATCTTATGTTATCAAAAGGGATATATGATCGACCTCCAAAAATGAGTTATCCAAAAAATGTTGAATTTATTGACCACCCCTCATCTTTGATAAAAGCTTGGTTTGGAGAGGAGCGGTCATTAAATGCATTCGAATTAGGAGAGCTCTTTTTTGCGATCGAAAGGAATTGTATTGGGTTGATCATAATGATCGGACTCATTCAAGTTACCAATGATCAAGAAGTTAAAGACTACTTGATAAAAGGGAAAAAACTGAGTGAAAAACAAATTGAGGTGTTTAATCAAATTTTAAAGGATAATGGGAATTTCCCTACATTCCCTGTAACGTTAGAGGTTACAGATTCAACTGTTTCACCTTTCTCAGATAAATTAATCATGTTTTTAATCAGCGTCACAGGGCAGCTCGGATTCACGACGCTCAGCTATGCGATGTCTGTATCAGCGAGAAAGGATTTGGCTGTTCGTTATACAACATTTATAGGAGAAATACTAAAATACGGAAACGAAGGCTTGAAAATAATGATCAAGAGAGGGTGGATAGAACAACCGCCACAATCACCAAATCGAGCTGATTTACTCAAATAA
- a CDS encoding DUF2621 domain-containing protein, producing the protein MLSGWFGGFIVLWTIFLITMMIIGGFFMFRKFLKRLPKEDGKSILDWQDQYIRETKHLWNDDQKLLLEELVQPVPELFRDVAREKIAGKIGELALKEKADSIDQDLIIRGYIIATPKRDHKFLIKKLNQKQIDITPYERLLS; encoded by the coding sequence ATGTTAAGCGGTTGGTTTGGCGGATTTATTGTATTATGGACAATCTTCCTCATCACAATGATGATAATCGGCGGATTTTTCATGTTCCGGAAGTTTCTTAAACGATTACCAAAGGAAGATGGTAAGTCAATATTAGATTGGCAGGATCAATATATACGAGAAACAAAGCATTTATGGAATGATGATCAAAAGCTTCTTCTAGAAGAGCTCGTTCAACCAGTCCCTGAACTTTTCCGTGATGTCGCTCGCGAAAAAATTGCTGGTAAAATTGGTGAGCTTGCCTTAAAAGAAAAAGCAGATTCCATCGATCAAGACTTGATTATACGTGGTTATATCATTGCAACACCCAAACGCGACCACAAATTTCTCATAAAAAAGCTGAATCAAAAGCAAATTGATATTACGCCATATGAAAGGCTGTTAAGTTAA
- the fni gene encoding type 2 isopentenyl-diphosphate Delta-isomerase has protein sequence MSSMKDNQTQKRKNEHIDICLTEPVENLLTTGLENYHFHHNPIPELDFNAINIDTTFLGKEIKAPFLVSSMTGGTEKAKRINEKLAEIAETKGWAIGVGSMRAALESGNAASYRIRKIAPTIPILANIGAVQLNYGYGVEECKRAVDMIEADGLVLHLNSLQEVFQPEGDTDFSNLLNKIEQVASNVSVPVGIKEVGMGINGLAAKRLVEIGVSFIDVAGAGGTSWIQVEKYRNKDRIRYEAAKAFQGWGTPTANCLEELKEQGVSTTVIASGGVTNGVEAAKAIGLGAHLVGFGRTLLPRAVQSEQSDILDQFDLIEFELKATMFGVGVSTINELRNTQLLKKPKHL, from the coding sequence ATGAGTAGTATGAAAGATAATCAAACGCAAAAAAGGAAAAACGAGCATATCGATATTTGTCTGACAGAACCTGTAGAAAATCTCCTTACCACAGGTTTAGAAAACTACCATTTCCACCACAACCCCATCCCTGAACTGGATTTTAATGCTATCAATATCGATACGACTTTTCTCGGGAAGGAAATAAAAGCACCATTTCTGGTCAGTTCGATGACTGGAGGGACAGAAAAAGCAAAGCGTATTAATGAAAAATTGGCTGAAATCGCAGAAACGAAAGGCTGGGCGATCGGTGTCGGGTCGATGAGAGCGGCACTCGAGTCAGGTAATGCTGCTTCCTATCGGATCCGAAAAATTGCACCGACAATCCCGATTTTGGCTAATATCGGCGCTGTGCAGTTGAACTATGGATATGGTGTTGAGGAGTGCAAACGTGCGGTTGATATGATTGAAGCGGATGGTCTCGTCCTGCATTTAAACAGTTTGCAGGAGGTATTTCAACCAGAAGGTGATACGGATTTTTCGAATTTACTGAACAAAATCGAGCAAGTAGCAAGTAATGTTTCCGTTCCGGTCGGGATCAAGGAAGTCGGGATGGGCATCAATGGTTTGGCAGCCAAGCGGCTTGTCGAAATCGGCGTATCATTCATTGATGTCGCTGGCGCAGGTGGAACTTCTTGGATACAGGTTGAAAAATACCGAAACAAAGATCGCATCCGGTATGAGGCAGCAAAAGCATTTCAAGGTTGGGGAACACCGACAGCAAACTGTCTCGAAGAACTTAAGGAACAGGGGGTATCAACAACCGTAATTGCAAGCGGAGGCGTTACCAATGGTGTAGAGGCGGCTAAAGCAATCGGTTTAGGAGCGCATCTAGTCGGTTTTGGAAGAACCTTACTCCCACGTGCAGTTCAATCCGAGCAATCCGATATCCTAGATCAATTTGATCTGATCGAGTTTGAATTGAAAGCAACGATGTTTGGGGTAGGGGTATCAACTATAAATGAACTACGAAATACTCAATTACTGAAAAAACCGAAACATCTATAG